The Triticum aestivum cultivar Chinese Spring chromosome 3A, IWGSC CS RefSeq v2.1, whole genome shotgun sequence genome includes a region encoding these proteins:
- the LOC123056748 gene encoding putative disease resistance protein RGA3 encodes MAGGLDWDAAAPIALMSWLLSPIITLLTPKILSCLGLDASQKLWDLKIHIIPELQQTLREVDQARMLQRGEVSDVSTLDEMASWLRHARGDADDIFDDAQEKIVSAVTVQNCYRTILCWLVHAVEIASFCRNWSYDVVGIKSNQENATAFDFVLAAILRWNLKKRIEKVERTVNEVKKSLLLGVARKSTPTDIANKNRSRIRTATKRKVFGREVLRDDIIARLRETPQDDAQNSSTSPCYSVLGIYGVTGSGKTTFARYTRDYIEQECKGLFDIIMCIHVSETFSLDDMFHEMLKDITKDRHSDISDREELEEKLKESLSGKRFFLILDDIWVKAKNDPQLDELISPLHVGMKGSKILVMTRRKVAARALCDDEPIEMSDLDEDIYFSMFMHYAVGGTSVVDKEEFVQVGRVIAEKLHQSPIAAVAVAGQLGANLDIKFWKNTANHDMLSNTMDALWWSYQSLNLDIRRCFEFCNIFPRRFELRRDELVCMWIAQGFVKTSSATEDMEVVANDYIHELVSCSFLQQEVTSSDTDSFRIHDLLHDLLDKVAGSDCFRIENDRSQRGERWKADVPQDVRHLFVQNYDANLIAEKILRLENLRTLIIYVVEERDTPVEEKVIENICKRMPKLWVLSIASIIASKEYCAIIGTDRFSVPESISQLKHLRYFAFRTHHPCMVILPSTLHKLHRIQLLDFYFGEISEFTSIGLINLRHIFYGSWDTFANIGRLISLQKLPHFRVRNEQGYEVKQLRNLNQLGGSLEICGLENVKSKEEALEANLAAKERLTHMYIRWGDDDVRCSPEVEAEVLEGLCPPMGLQTLHIVSYEGSRYPDWMVCKQNNCPKDLRQIRFDRCIQLGPAPKLEAFPHLSVLWLQKCSWDALPGNMEHLASLKSMQITGCLNIWSLPTLPQSLEVFTLYCCNHEFMKSCETMGHPNWQKIEHIPQKYFYQYFYPSSKTDTSRKHRGTPDDLSSMMRAFRNDGKTVKDVGALWFKCEAKLVSDPAKATDGPALRPTRTACQDRISTP; translated from the exons ATGGCCGGTGGTTTGGACTGGGATGCTGCCGCGCCCATAGCCTTGATGAGTTGGTTGCTGTCCCCCATCATCACCTTGCTCACGCCCAAGATCCTTTCCTGCCTCGGCTTAGACGCGTCACAGAAGCTCTGGGACTTGAAGATCCACATTATCCCAGAGCTGCAGCAGACGCTGCGTGAGGTAGATCAAGCGAGGATGCTGCAGAGGGGAGAAGTATCCGACGTGTCGACGCTCGATGAAATGGCGTCATGGCTGAGGCACGCTCGGGGGGATGCGGATGATATCTTTGATGATGCTCAGGAGAAGATTGTCTCGGCGGTTACTGTACAG AATTGTTATAGAACCATATTATGCTGGTTAGTTCATGCTGTTGAGATTGCCAGCTTTTGTCGAAACTGGTCGTATGACGTGGTTGGCATCAAAAGTAACCAG GAGAATGCCACTGCATTTGATTTTGTCCTTGCTGCTATCTTAAGATGGAACTTGAAGAAAAGAATAGAGAAGGTAGAACGCACTGTCAATGAAGTTAAGAAGTCACTTCTCTTAGGCGTGGCAAGGAAGAGCACACCGACCGATATTGCCAACAAGAATAGGAGCAGAATTAGAACTGCTACCAAGCGGAAAGTATTTGGTCGAGAGGTCTTGCGTGATGATATCATTGCAAGGCTCCGTGAGACACCACAAGATGATGCACAAAACTCGAGTACTAGTCCATGTTACTCTGTGCTTGGCATATATGGTGTTACAGGGTCTGGGAAGACTACCTTTGCACGATACACTCGAGATTACATAGAGCAGGAATGCAAGGGACTTTTTGACATCATCATGTGCATTCATGTGTCTGAGACTTTCAGTTTGGATGATATGTTTCATGAAATGTTGAAGGATATTACCAAAGATCGACACTCCGATATTTCAGATCGTGAGGAGCTGGAAGAGAAGTTGAAGGAATCATTGAGTGGCAAACGTTTCTTTTTGATATTGGATGATATCTGGGTGAAAGCCAAGAACGACCCACAGCTAGATGAACTAATCTCTCCGCTCCACGTTGGGATGAAAGGAAGCAAAATATTGGTGATGACTCGAAGAAAAGTTGCAGCTAGAGCTCTATGTGATGATGAACCTATTGAAATGTCTGATTTGGATGAAGATATATACTTTTCAATGTTTATGCATTATGCGGTGGGTGGTACAAGTGTTGTTGACAAAGAAGAATTTGTACAAGTTGGGCGGGTGATTGCAGAAAAGCTACACCAATCACCTATTGCAGCAGTCGCAGTGGCTGGACAGCTTGGGGCGAACCTAGATATCAAGTTTTGGAAAAATACTGCAAACCACGACATGTTGAGTAACACCATGGATGCTCTTTGGTGGAGCTATCAGTCGCTTAATCTGGACATTAGGCGATGCTTTGAATTCTGCAATATTTTCCCTCGAAGATTCGAGTTGAGAAGGGACGAGTTAGTTTGCATGTGGATAGCGCAAGGGTTTGTAAAGACCAGCTCGGCAACAGAGGACATGGAAGTTGTAGCCAATGACTACATTCATGAGTTAGTGTCATGCTCCTTTCTGCAACAAGAAGTAACTAGTTCTGATACTGATTCCTTCAGAATTCATGATCTGCTACATGATTTATTAGATAAGGTAGCTGGAAGTGATTGCTTCAGAATCGAGAATGATAGGAGCCAGAGGGGAGAACGCTGGAAAGCGGATGTCCCTCAAGATGTTCGTCATCTTTTTGTTCAGAATTATGATGCAAACTTGATTGCCGAGAAGATCCTTAGATTGGAAAATCTACGCACTCTCATTATATACGTTGTTGAAGAAAGGGATACACCAGTTGAGGAAAAAGTCATTGAGAATATATGCAAGCGGATGCCAAAATTATGGGTGTTGTCCATTGCga GTATAATTGCGAGTAAGGAATATTGTGCAATCATTGGAACCGATAGGTTCTCGGTCCCAGAATCTATTAGTCAGTTAAAGCACCTACGATATTTTGCTTTCAGGACACACCACCCATGCATGGTAATTTTACCAAGCACACTACATAAACTTCACCGTATACAACTGCTTGATTTTTATTTTGGGGAAATTTCGGAATTTACCTCTATTGGCCTTATAAACTTGCGGCACATATTCTATGGGTCATGGGATACCTTTGCTAACATAGGCAGGCTGATCTCACTCCAAAAGCTACCACACTTCAGAGTGCGTAATGAACAAGGGTATGAGGTAAAGCAGTTGAGGAACCTAAACCAGCTTGGTGGCAGTCTGGAGATCTGTGGCCTTGAAAACGTTAAAAGCAAGGAGGAAGCTCTTGAAGCTAATCTAGCTGCCAAGGAACGTCTTACACATATGTATATACGCTGGGGTGATGATGATGTAAGGTGCAGTCCAGAAGTTGAAGCTGAGGTACTTGAGGGCCTTTGCCCTCCCATGGGGCTTCAAACATTGCACATCGTATCCTACGAAGGTTCAAGGTACCCAGATTGGATGGTGTGTAAGCAGAACAATTGCCCAAAGGACCTGCGACAAATTCGGTTTGACAGATGCATCCAACTGGGGCCTGCTCCTAAACTTGAGGCCTTCCCTCATCTTAGTGtgctctggcttcagaagtgcagCTGGGATGCCTTACCAGGCAATATGGAGCACCTTGCTTCGCTCAAGAGTATGCAGATCACGGGATGCTTGAACATCTGGTCACTACCAACACTGCCCCAGTCTCTTGAGGTGTTTACACTCTATTGCTGCAACCATGAGTTCATGAAATCTTGTGAAACAATGGGACATCCAAACTGGCAAAAGATTGAGCACATCCCCCAGAAATATTTCTACCAATATTTTTACCCGTCAAGTAAGACT GACACTTCAAGAAAACATCGAGGTACGCCTGATGATCTTTCATCAATGATGAGAGCATTTAGGAATGATGGCAAGACAGTGAAGGACGTTGGAGCCCTTTGGTTCAAATGTGAGGCCAAACTTGTCAGCGACCCTGCCAAGGCCACTGATGGGCCGGCCCTTCGACCAACGCGGACGGCCTGCCAAGACCGCATCAGCACACCATGA
- the LOC123056749 gene encoding protein PHLOEM PROTEIN 2-LIKE A10-like produces the protein MYLATLCPIAKLPHHSVSLRSASQHDHFFRFFHSFPALVLSKLAASDHVSSAASAFSKSLASGALRAFSSHRAARGPDPPSPPLHDRILDRLLSPDGAGFASAVLGSFARNLVLSCRDPEARPRAPGQPDWLAALCSDRGKEAAAELVRVFFSTTVAAYLDRTAAVRTSDQVLAGVTDPKHDAKLKDLLVSVCNGAVETFVRTSRQVTKEASISRAEAAVVQEVCNSGPSCVMERVSTTLAMPSNRRFVLDVTGRVTAEMVRSFLEFSTQRVSAGARKSIVVARDEITERDLVAVKYLSAKSMAIFTLCLTMCMHISVGMRFPLSA, from the coding sequence ATGTATTTGGCAACCCTGTGCCCGATTGCAAAACTGCCACACCACTCGGTGTCCCTTCGATCGGCATCGCAACATGACCACTTTTTTCGGTTCTTCCACTCCTTCCCCGCACTCGTCCTCTCCAAGCTCGCCGCCTCCGACCAcgtctcctccgccgcctccgccttctccaagtCGCTCGCCTCGGGGGCCCTTCGCGCCTTCTCCTCCCACCGGGCCGCCCGGGGCCCGGATCCTCCCTCCCCGCCGCTACACGACCGGATCTTGGACCGCCTCCTCTCCCCCGACGGCGCCGGGTTCGCCTCCGCCGTTCTTGGGAGCTTCGCCAGGAACCTCGTGCTCTCCTGCCGTGATCCCGAGGCCCGGCCCCGCGCCCCTGGCCAGCCGGACTGGCTCGCCGCTCTGTGCAGCGACAGgggcaaggaggccgccgcggagCTCGTTCGGGTGTTCTTCAGCACCACCGTCGCCGCCTACCTCGACAGGACCGCGGCCGTGCGCACCTCCGACCAGGTGCTCGCAGGCGTCACTGACCCCAAGCACGACGCCAAGCTCAAGGACCTGCTCGTGTCCGTCTGCAACGGTGCCGTCGAGACGTTTGTCAGGACCTCACGGCAGGTCACAAAGGAGGCCTCCATTTCTCGAGCTGAAGCAGCAGTGGTGCAAGAGGTCTGCAATTCAGGTCCTAGCTGTGTAATGGAGAGAGTATCGACCACATTGGCCATGCCAAGTAACCGGAGGTTTGTGCTGGATGTCACGGGCAGGGTCACCGCAGAGATGGTCCGGTCATTCCTCGAGTTCTCGACTCAGCGGGTGTCTGCTGGTGCACGAAAGAGCATTGTCGTCGCCCGTGATGAAATCACCGAAAGGGATCTCGTCGCCGTCAAGTACCTGAGCGCCAAGTCCATGGCCATCTTCACCTTATGCCTCACAATGTGCATGCACATTTCGGTTGGAATGAGGTTCCCGTTGTCGGCCTAG